DNA from Streptomyces sp. NBC_01476:
CCGGCGTTGTTGACCAGCACGTCGAGCCGGCCGAAGCGGTCCACCGCGGTACGGACCGCCGCCGTGACCTGCTCCTGGTCGGTGACGTCCAGCGGGACGACCGCGATCCGGTCGCCGTACTCCGCGACGAGGTCGTCGAGCGACTCCGGCGAGCGCGCCCCGGCCACCACCTGGTGACCGGCCCGCGCGGCGGCGCGGACGATCTCGCGGCCCAGACCGCGGGAGGCCCCGCTGACGAGGAAGACGGAAGACATGGGGAGGCTCCGATCGGAAAAGTTATCTACTAACCGGTTGATTAGTTCCTCTTCCATCTGACACCTCGGCCCGAGGTCTGTCAACTATCCGTTTGGTTGATAGGGTGGCCGCATGACCAGGGACGCGGAGGCGACCCGCCGCCGCCTGCTGCGGGCCGCGACGGAGGAGTTCGCCGCCTACGGCATCGCCGGCGCCAGGGTGGACCGGATCGCCGCGGCGGCCCAGAGCAACAAGGCGCAGATCTACCACTACTTCGGCAGCAAGGACGGCCTCTTCGACGCGGTCTTCGACGCCATGTGCCGGGAGACGGTGAACGCCGTCCCGATCGACCCCACCGACCTCCCCGGCTACGCGGGCCGGCTCTTCGACTCCTTCGAGGCCCGCCCCTGGATGCAGCGCCTCGCCACCTGGTACCGCCTGGAACGCGCCGGTACCGGCACCCTGCTGCCGGTGGTGGTCGAGAGCAACGCGGCCAAGATCGAGGCGGTGGCCGCCGCCCAGCGCGACGGCCTGCTGCCCACCCGCTTCACCGCCGCCGAACTCCTCGGCCTGGTCCTGCACCTGTCCGGCTTCTGGAGCTCCAACACCCCGGAGTTCGACGCCCGCCTCGACGCCCGCCTCGGCGACGACACCACCGGCCGCCGCCGGCAGGTCGTCACCGAAGCGGTCGCCGCCCTGCTCGGCTGACGTCCCGGCCGCTGCCCCGCGGCCGTGGCCGCACCGCGGCGGCGCGGTCCGCTACGACGCCCGGCTCGCCGAGGTCCTGCGGTATCTGCTGCGCGCGGAGTGCCACACGCAGGAGGCGACCACCACGGTCGGCCAGAACGCCTGCGCCGACGTCACCACGCGCTCGGCGGTGCCGACCGCGCCGTCCAGTTCCAGTTCGATGAGGAACCACAGCGCGCCCACCCACATCGCCGCGCTCGCCGCGATGGACGGCGCAAGCCGCAGCCCCCACGGCGCCCGGCGGCTGCGCCGGACGGCCAGCACCGGCCAGATCGCCAGCATGGTGAACCCCACCCCGACCACCCACCCGTGCGGCAGCGAACCGCCGCTGCGCGGCGCGGGGAAGACGGTCAGCAAGATCGCCGCCACCCCGCCGCCGGCCAGGCTCAGCCGCCCGGCCGGGGAGGCCGCCCGCAGCCCCCAGGCGGTCGCCAGATAGCAGGTGCCCACGATGATCAGCGTCCCGGTCAGCACCCAGTGGCCGGACGGGGGACCGGCGGCCAGGACGCTGATGGTCTGCCGGACCGGGCTGTAGCCGGGCTCTTCGAGCAGCGCCGCGGTGGTCCATCCGACGATCAGTACGACGGGTGCACACCCCGACGAGACCAAAGCCCACCAGGTGACAAGTCGCATTAAACCACCGTAAAACGACCATCTCCTCCTACGCTTCCGCACACGCAGGGCAGGCGCTACGTGAAGTGGTCCGGTGCGCGGAGCGTCACCCGGCGGGGTGCCAGCCCAGTGCCGGGCCGAGGCCGGTGGCGATGTCGGTGAGGATCTGCACGTAGTCGTCGTGGTCGAAGGTGAAGGGCAGCGCGAACGCCACCTCGTGGATCTCCTGGAACGCGGGGTGCGCGTGGAGCCGCTCGGCGATCTCCGCGGAGGTCCCGACGAGGTCGGGCGCGAACAGCATCCGCGCCGGGCCCTGCGGGGAGGCGGTCCGCGGGGTCCGCTGCCGCGCGTACTCCTCGTACTTGGCGCGCTGCGCCGGTGTGGCGGAGTCGGTGGGGATGACGACGAGCCCCTGCGAGACGCGGGCCCGGTCACCGTCCGGGTGGTGGGCGCGGAAGGTGCGGATGTGCGAGAGCTGGATCGCGGCGAAGTCCTCGGACTCCTCGGCCTTGACGACGCTGCTGGTCAGGAAGTTCATCCCGTGCTCGCCGGCCCACTGGGCCGACCGCAGGCTCGCGCCGCCGTACCACATCCGGCTCCCCAGCCCGGCGGAGTACGGCTGGACGCGGTCGGAGAAGACCTCGAAGCCCTCGGTCCCGGCGTCGTCGGTGGCGGGCTCGCCGCGGACGAAGCCCAGCAGTCGCCGGACCCGCTCGTAGCTGAAGTCCTCGATGGAGGCGGTGTCCGGGTAGAGCGCGTCCTTGACCCGGTCGTAGTGCATCGGCGGGCCGACGCTGATCCCCGGGTTCAGCCGGCCGCCGGAGAGCAGGTCGACGGTCGCCAGGTCCTCGGCCAGCCGCAGCGGGTTCTCCCAGCCCAGCGGGATGACCGCGGTGCCCAGTTCGATCCGGCTGGTGCGCTGGGTGGCCGCGGCCAGTACGGCGACGGGCGAGGAGATGCCGTACTGCAGATGCCGGTGGCGCACCCACGCGCTGTCGAAGCCGAGGCGTTCACCCAGCTCGATGATCTCCAGGGTGGATTCGTGTCCCCGCCGGGGATCGGCCTCGTCGAACAGCCCGATGGTCAAGAACCCGAGCTTCCGCAGCGGTTCCGAGGTCAGCGGCACTTGGCTCCTCCATCGTCCAGGGCATCCTCTGCGTCCTCTGCGTCCTCTGCCGGATACCAACCGCTCCGATGATCGCAGGTCTCCCCCGGGCCGGTCCGACCGCCCCGGACCCCGGGGCGCCTCAGACGCGGGGCGCGCCGCTGCCGCGGACGGTGCCGTCGGGCGGGTCGTCGTGGGCCGGGACGGGCCCCGCGTCCGAGGGGGCCGCCGGGTGGGCGCGGGCGCCGATGACCCGGGTGCTCGCCCGCCTCGTCCCGGTGGTGGCGAAGGGGGAGTAGCGCGGCACCCAGCGCAGCAGCGCACCGGCCGCCGCGATGCCCACCGCGCCCATGATCGCGATGCCGGCCGCCAGACTGCCGAGCGTCGCCGCGGCCGATACGACCAGCGGGCCGCCGGCGCTGCCGGAGTCCGCGCACAGGCGCCACACCCCGAGGAACTGCGAGCGGGTCTGCGGCGGGGCGACATCCGCGCCGAGGGTCATCAGGATGCCGCTGCCGATCCCGTTGCCGAAGCCGATCAGCATCGCCACCACGGTCAGCGAGGCCAGGCTGTGGGTCAGCGGCAGCGCGGCCTGGGCGCCGCCGAGCACCAGCATGGAGGGCACCGCGATCCACAGCCGGCCGGCCCGGTCCATGATCCGGCCCGACGGATAGAAGGTCAGGGTGTCGATCAGCCCGGCGATGCCGAAGACCACGCTGGTGGAGGAGGGGCTCTGGCCCAGGTGTTCGGCCCACAGCGGCAGTACCGTCTGCCGGGTGGCCCGGACCGAGCCGACCAGCAGCACGGCGAGGCCCAGGGTGAGGAAGACCTTGCGGTTCTCGCGCAGCACCGAGCGCACCGGTACGGGCTTGCGCTCGGTGGCCGCGGCCGGGTCGGCGACATCGGGGACGGTGAGCAGGACCACGGCGGTCACCGCGGTGGTCAGCAGCGCGAGCCAGTAGATGTCGCGCACCGGCCGCCCGGTCAGGACGGCGGCGCCCAGGAACGGTCCGACGAAGGCGCCCACCCGGGACATCCCGCCGAGCGTCGACAGGGCCCGCGCCCGCAGCCCCGGCGGTACGACCTCGGTCAGATACGACTGCCGGGCCAGGATGAAGACCGCGTTGGACGCCCCGGTGAGGGTGACCGCGAGCGCCAGTTCCCAGATGTTCCTGGCCAGTGCGCAGGCGGTGAGCGTCACCGCGGTGACGCCCGAGGCCACCAGCATCGCCTTGCGGTCACCGAGCCGGGCGGCCAGTGCCCCGGCCGGCACGTCCCCCAGGATCTGCCCGACCCCCAGCAGTGCGAGGATCAGCCCGGCGGCGCCGACGCCCGCGCCGAGCGCCCGGCCGCTGAGCGCCAGGACCGGGGCGAGCGCGCCCATGCCGGTCTCGAAGATCAGCACCGGCAGGAACACCGCCGGGATCAGGCTCTTCAGGGAGACCGGGCCGGACCCGGGAGGGGACGCCGGACGCGACGCGGGATGCGAGTTCACCTGCTGATGCCAACCTTCGTGCCGACGGCCTCCGGATCAGGGAGCCGCCGCCTCGGGTCCGCCGCAGCCCGTGGTTCATTCAACAACAACCCCCTGCGGGCCCCGGCCGCCCCCCGGGCACCGGACCTCGCCGGTCAGCGGGTGATGGTGGCCGTCAGCCGGGCCGCCGCCTGCGCGCGGGCCTCCTCAAGCACCGCGAGCAGCACCGTCTTGCTGGAGTTGCGGTCGCGGACGTCGCAGAGGATGACCGGTGTGGTCGGATCGAGGTCCAGCGCCGCCCGCACCTCCTGGCTCGTACAGTCCAGTTGCCCGTCGAAGCAGTTGACCCCTACGGCGAACGGGATCTTCCGGGCCTCGAAGAAGTCGATCGAGGCGAACGACGCGTCCAGCCGGCGGGTGTCCGCGAGGACCACCGCGGCGAGCGCGCCGGTGGCCAGGTCGTCCCACATGAACCAGAACCGGTCCTGGCCGGGCGTACCGAACAGGTACAGCACCAGCTCCGGCGCGATGGTGATCCGCCCGAAGTCCATGGCGACCGTGGTCGACGCCTTGCCCTCGACACCGGACAGGTCGTCGACGCCGAGGCTCGCCGAGGTCATGCGCTCCTCGGTCTGCAGCGGGGGCACCTCGCTGACCGAGCCGACCATGGTGGTCTTCCCCACGCCGAAGCCGCCCGCGATCAGGATCTTCAGCGCGGTCGGCATGACCGGCTCAGAGTCGACGGATACCATGCATCACCCTTTCGATGAGTTCCACGCTCGGCTGGTCCTCCTGTCCGGGCGGTGCCTGGACCAGGATGAGCGAGGCGTTGAGCAGATCCCCGCAGAGGATCTTCACCACGCTCACCGGCAGGTCCAGATGTGCGGCGAGTTCGGCGATCGCCACCGCGCGGTTCCGGCAGAGTTCGAGTATCTGGGTCGATTCCGGCTCCAGATGGTCATGGTCGAACCCGTGCGCGGACCGCGCGGCAATCAGCGTGATCAGTGTGAAGTTGTGGCGGCTGTGACGCGTACGCCCGCCCGTGATGGCGTACGGCCGCAAGTGCCGCCCTGTCTCCGCACCGTCGAGCCACCGGGGCTCAGGCATCCTGAATGTGACTACCGGACGGGGTCTGCACGCGAGGTGCGGCACTCAGGTACTGGCCGACCTGCTTGACGATCGTGCCCATCTCGAAAGCCATCATCCCCACGTCGACCCCTTCGGTGGCGATGGCGGCCAGCCGGGCACCCCGGCCCGCCGCCGTGACGAAGAGGAAGGCGCTCTCCATCTGGACGACCGTCTGCTGGACCTCTCCGCCGTGGAAGTGGCGTGCCGCGCCACGGGCCAGGCTGTGCATGCCGGAACCGACCGCGGACAGGTGCTCGGCGTCGTCCCGACGCAGGTCCTTCGACTTGCCGATGAGGAGGCCGTCCCCGGACAGCACGATGGCACAGCGGATCTCCGGAATCCGGTCCACCAGCCCGTCGAGGAGCCAGTCCAGCTGAGGACCGGGTTGTACCTGCTCAGTCATTGCGTAACATTCCCTCACGGTTGGTTGGCACCCGAGCTCCTTGAATCCGACGGCCGGCCGTCTCTTCTGCCTGGCTCGTCGGCTTCGGACATCCGGGCCCGCTTCAGCCCCTCCTGAATGGCGATCATCGCGCGGGCGGACGCGTCGGGGGAGATGACTCCCTGGTCTCCGTCCGGCCCGCCCTGCGTGTATTCCGCCTCCCTGCGCAGCTGCTGTGCGAGGCTCGCGCCCCGGGTCCGGTGCGGCAGGACCTGAGGGGTGGTCAGTGGGCGATGGGTGTGCTGAGCGTCCCCGGGCGCCGGCGGGGGTGGTGCCGACTGCGGTCCTGGACGCCCGGCACCCGGTGCCGGATACCCGCTTCGCGCCGCCTCGGGGCCGGCGTATCCCGGGGGCGCCTGGGTTTCCCGTGGCGCATGGGATGCGGGGTGTTGCTGGGGGGATGCCGCCCACTCGGCCGGTCCGTTGGCCGCGGGGGTGGGATGGTCCGACGCGGCGGGCAAGAGACCTGCACCTCCGTACTCGGGAAAACCGCTGTGGTCCGGGAGGCGGGCGTGCACGGGGGAGTACACCTCGCCGGCCGCCGGGATCGCCGGGCCGCCGGCCATGCCGCCGCCGACACTGCCCCCGCCGACGCTGCCACCGACACCGCCGCCGACACTGCCGCCGACGAGGCTGCCGGCCAGTCCGGCCGAGCTGCCGCCCTGGCTCACCTGACCTGCCGCGCTGCCGGCCGCGACCGTCGGCCGGGGGCCGTCCAGCGGGGTCACGCCGGCTGCCGAGGCCGCCGACCTGAGCTGGTCGAGCACCGGCGAGTCGACCTCTTCGAGCAGCGCCGACGGCAGCAGGACGACGACGAGCGTCCCGCCGTAGACGGACTCGCGCAGCTCCACCTTGATCTTGTGCCGCTCGGCCAGCCGGGAGACCACGAAGTGGCCGAGCCGCGGGTCCTCGCTCAGCGCCGCCATGTCCAGCTTCGGCGGGTTGGCGAGCAGGTGGTTCGCGTGGTCGAGCATGTCCTGCGGCATGCCGAGGCCGTGGTCCTCGACGTGCACGACCAGGCCCTTGCCCACCTTCGTCGCGCTGACGAACACCTGGGTGTCCGGCGGCGAGAAGCTGGTGCCGTTCTCGATGAGCTCCGCGAGGAGGTGGGTGACGTCCGCCACCGCCCGCCCGGCCAGCGCGAGATGCCGGTCCGCGGGCAGGTTCTTCACCTTGACGCGGGTGTAGAGCTCGGTCTCCGCGACCGCGCTGCGCATCACGTCGATGATCGAGACGGGAGCGCTGATCCGGCGGCTGGGCGGCGAACCGCTGAGGATCACCAGGCTCTCGGAGTGCCGCCGCACGCGCGTGGCGAGGTGGTCGATCCGGAAGATGTCCTTGAGCAGGTCCGAGTCCTCGTGCTTGCGCTCGAGGTCGTCCAGCAGCGATATCAGGCGGTGGATCAGGATCTGGGTGCGGCGGATGAGCTGGCCGATGACCTTCTCGGTGCCCTCCCGGCCGCGGGACTGGCGCACCGCGGTCTCGGCGGCGACCCGGCCGAGCTGGTCGATGGCCGCCGCGAGCCGTTCCACCTCGTCGCCCGGCTGCCGGCCGAGCGGGGCGAGTTCGGCCGGGTCGATCCGCTCGCCGCTCTCCACCCGGGCCAGCAGCTGGGGCAGCCGTACGCCGGACAGCTCTTCGGTGTGCTCCTGCAGCAGGGAGAGCCGGCGCAGGGTCGAGCGCCGGGCCCGCAGGCCGAACACCGCGCAGCCGATCAGGGCGACCAACGTCCCCGCGGTGCCCGCGAGCGCCTTGAGCAGCGCGTCGTCGGCGCGGTTCGAGGCGCTGCCGGCCAGGTCGGCCAGCGAGTCGCCGTCCAGGCTCTGCAGGTCGTCCGCGACCGCGGCGGCGGCCGGCGGCCAGCTCGCGGCGAGCTGGGAGACGTCCACGCGCTGCCCGGAGGCCACCGCCTCCTCGACCCGGTTCACCGTGCCGAACTCCGCGCTGTCGGTGATCCGCGCGTAGGTGGTGGCGGTGCCTCCCGGCAGGTCGCCGACGTTCAGGCCGGTGCGGTACTCCCGCTGGACCGCCAGGTACTGGGCGAACTGGGACCGGGTCGCGGCGGACAGGCCGCCGCCGGGCAGCGCGCCGGCGAGGACGGCGTCCTCGCGCGAGAGCATCTCGGTGATCTGGACCAGTGACGCCGTGGCCGCGCCGCCCCGCGCGAAGCGCCCGTCGCCGCTGCGCACGGAGGTGGTGAGCAGGCCGGTGCCGTGCGCGATCGTGTCGGTGAAGTACTGGAAGGCGTCCGTCGTCGACAGGGTGCGCCCGTCGATCGACTTGCGGCGCTCGGGCAGGAAGACCAGGGCGTCGTCGAGCGACTTGGCCGAGCGCCGCAGCGTCGCCGAGTCCAGCCCGGCCGGAGAGCTGCGGCGGTACTCCTGGACGGCGGCGTCGGTCCTCTTGCGGGCGTCGGCCAGGGCGTTGCGGGCGGCCGGGGTGCGGCTCGCCTGCCAGGCCGTGGTGAGCCGGCGTTCGGTCTGCAGCCGGGAGAGCACGTCCTGCGCCGGGCGGGCGACGGACGAGGCCCGCTGCGCGTCGGTGTGCAGCCGGGTGTGGGTGTCGACGAGGCCGGCCGCTGTGTAACCCCACAGTGCGCCGAGGCAGACCGCGGGAACGACGAAGGGCAGGCCCAACGAGAATCGGAGAGATCTACGCGGAGCGGATCGATGACGTGTCCGCTGGTCGCGGGTGCCTGGCATCTGATTCCTCGTACGGCAGCGGGGCGCTGGTGTCGGTAGGGACGGTGCGAAAAGTGCCGGTCTTTCCTCCGGAGCGGCGGCTCGACGCGCCGTCATCGTGATCGAATACCGGGCAGACCTTATCAGGATCGTGTCGGACCGTCAGCGTTCGCTCACAGTAACTGCCCCCCGATGAAGGGCAGTTGATGACGAGATGTCCGGACAGGAAAAGGGGCCGGGGCCGGCGGTTCTCCCGGCCCGCCGGCCCGGCGTTTCACAGCAGCGCGAGGAGCTTGGGTGTGTACAGGGCGCCCGCGGTGGCGATGCCGGCGACCATGTCGAAGTAGATGGAGGTGAGTTCGGGATCCGTCTGGACGGCACGCAGCAGTGACAGACGCTGCTCGTGCGGCGCGAGGTGGGCGACCGCGAGGGTGGATTCATAGCCGGGACCCAGCGCGCTGTCACGCTCCGTGGCGAACTCCTTGAGCGCGGTGTCGAGTTGGGCCGGATCGCCGTCGAGCCGGCCGGTCAGCCGGGCCACCAGGGCCTCGACCTGGCCGAAGGCGTCACTGATCCCGCGGGCGGTGATCGAGTCCTTGTGGTGGCCCGCGTCGCCGACCAGGACCCAGCCGGGACCGGTCGCCTGCCGGAAGTAGTTCTGCTGGTCGCCGGTGCCGCGCAGCCGCTCGGCGGGTTCCTTGTCCGCGAGCCGTTCGTACAGGGAGGGGGCGGCGGTCCGCACCTGCTCCAGATAGGCGCGGCGGGCGTCGGTGCGCACCTCCTCGAAACGGGCCTGCGGGAAGTAGGCGAGGACGAGGGTGAGGCCGTCGTTGGTCGGCACCGCGGCGGTCCAGCTGCCGGGTGCCTCGTACAGCTCCAGGTCGGCCGGCACGTCCTGCCAGTACGTGTAGTACGCGCAGGTCAGCCGGTCGTCCGCGACGGTGTACGGTGCTTCGGCCAGCCTGGCGACGGTCGAGCGCATGCCGTCGGCGCCGATCACCAGGCGGGCCTGTTCGGTGAAGGAGCCGCCCTGCCACCGGCCTTCGACACCGGTGACGCGTCCCGCGTCGTCGCGCAGCAGGCCGGTCACCTGGCAGCGGTCGCGCAGTTCGACGCCGGCCGCCACGGCCGCGCCGGCCAGGATCGCGTCGAGCACATGGCGGCGGGGGGCGAGGCCGGCGCGCTGTCCCGCCACGCCCCGCGCGCAGCCTTCGAGCCGGACGTCGGCGAGTTCGTAACGGGTGCGGTCAAGGGGCGGGCATCCCGTCGCGCGGACCTGCTCCAGCAGGCCCCAGCGGGCCAGGGCCGCGACGCCCGGCTGGTGGATGAGGTGGGTGGAGAGGGTGTCGGTGCCGGAGGGCGCCTTGTCGAGCAGGAGTACCCGGTACCCCGCGCGGGCGAGCAGCATGGCGGTGGGCGCACCGGCGCAGCGCGCGCCCACCACGATGGCGTCGAACATGAAGCCTCACAACAGACGTCGGGTGGTTGGGTGTTGTGGTGATGCCGCTCGGACGTCCGGTTCAGCGGGAGCCGAGTTCGGTGAGCAGCGCC
Protein-coding regions in this window:
- a CDS encoding sensor histidine kinase; the protein is MGLPFVVPAVCLGALWGYTAAGLVDTHTRLHTDAQRASSVARPAQDVLSRLQTERRLTTAWQASRTPAARNALADARKRTDAAVQEYRRSSPAGLDSATLRRSAKSLDDALVFLPERRKSIDGRTLSTTDAFQYFTDTIAHGTGLLTTSVRSGDGRFARGGAATASLVQITEMLSREDAVLAGALPGGGLSAATRSQFAQYLAVQREYRTGLNVGDLPGGTATTYARITDSAEFGTVNRVEEAVASGQRVDVSQLAASWPPAAAAVADDLQSLDGDSLADLAGSASNRADDALLKALAGTAGTLVALIGCAVFGLRARRSTLRRLSLLQEHTEELSGVRLPQLLARVESGERIDPAELAPLGRQPGDEVERLAAAIDQLGRVAAETAVRQSRGREGTEKVIGQLIRRTQILIHRLISLLDDLERKHEDSDLLKDIFRIDHLATRVRRHSESLVILSGSPPSRRISAPVSIIDVMRSAVAETELYTRVKVKNLPADRHLALAGRAVADVTHLLAELIENGTSFSPPDTQVFVSATKVGKGLVVHVEDHGLGMPQDMLDHANHLLANPPKLDMAALSEDPRLGHFVVSRLAERHKIKVELRESVYGGTLVVVLLPSALLEEVDSPVLDQLRSAASAAGVTPLDGPRPTVAAGSAAGQVSQGGSSAGLAGSLVGGSVGGGVGGSVGGGSVGGGMAGGPAIPAAGEVYSPVHARLPDHSGFPEYGGAGLLPAASDHPTPAANGPAEWAASPQQHPASHAPRETQAPPGYAGPEAARSGYPAPGAGRPGPQSAPPPPAPGDAQHTHRPLTTPQVLPHRTRGASLAQQLRREAEYTQGGPDGDQGVISPDASARAMIAIQEGLKRARMSEADEPGRRDGRPSDSRSSGANQP
- a CDS encoding GTP-binding protein, giving the protein MVSVDSEPVMPTALKILIAGGFGVGKTTMVGSVSEVPPLQTEERMTSASLGVDDLSGVEGKASTTVAMDFGRITIAPELVLYLFGTPGQDRFWFMWDDLATGALAAVVLADTRRLDASFASIDFFEARKIPFAVGVNCFDGQLDCTSQEVRAALDLDPTTPVILCDVRDRNSSKTVLLAVLEEARAQAAARLTATITR
- a CDS encoding MFS transporter, which codes for MNSHPASRPASPPGSGPVSLKSLIPAVFLPVLIFETGMGALAPVLALSGRALGAGVGAAGLILALLGVGQILGDVPAGALAARLGDRKAMLVASGVTAVTLTACALARNIWELALAVTLTGASNAVFILARQSYLTEVVPPGLRARALSTLGGMSRVGAFVGPFLGAAVLTGRPVRDIYWLALLTTAVTAVVLLTVPDVADPAAATERKPVPVRSVLRENRKVFLTLGLAVLLVGSVRATRQTVLPLWAEHLGQSPSSTSVVFGIAGLIDTLTFYPSGRIMDRAGRLWIAVPSMLVLGGAQAALPLTHSLASLTVVAMLIGFGNGIGSGILMTLGADVAPPQTRSQFLGVWRLCADSGSAGGPLVVSAAATLGSLAAGIAIMGAVGIAAAGALLRWVPRYSPFATTGTRRASTRVIGARAHPAAPSDAGPVPAHDDPPDGTVRGSGAPRV
- a CDS encoding LLM class flavin-dependent oxidoreductase, with protein sequence MPLTSEPLRKLGFLTIGLFDEADPRRGHESTLEIIELGERLGFDSAWVRHRHLQYGISSPVAVLAAATQRTSRIELGTAVIPLGWENPLRLAEDLATVDLLSGGRLNPGISVGPPMHYDRVKDALYPDTASIEDFSYERVRRLLGFVRGEPATDDAGTEGFEVFSDRVQPYSAGLGSRMWYGGASLRSAQWAGEHGMNFLTSSVVKAEESEDFAAIQLSHIRTFRAHHPDGDRARVSQGLVVIPTDSATPAQRAKYEEYARQRTPRTASPQGPARMLFAPDLVGTSAEIAERLHAHPAFQEIHEVAFALPFTFDHDDYVQILTDIATGLGPALGWHPAG
- a CDS encoding DUF998 domain-containing protein; protein product: MRLVTWWALVSSGCAPVVLIVGWTTAALLEEPGYSPVRQTISVLAAGPPSGHWVLTGTLIIVGTCYLATAWGLRAASPAGRLSLAGGGVAAILLTVFPAPRSGGSLPHGWVVGVGFTMLAIWPVLAVRRSRRAPWGLRLAPSIAASAAMWVGALWFLIELELDGAVGTAERVVTSAQAFWPTVVVASCVWHSARSRYRRTSASRAS
- a CDS encoding TetR/AcrR family transcriptional regulator; amino-acid sequence: MTRDAEATRRRLLRAATEEFAAYGIAGARVDRIAAAAQSNKAQIYHYFGSKDGLFDAVFDAMCRETVNAVPIDPTDLPGYAGRLFDSFEARPWMQRLATWYRLERAGTGTLLPVVVESNAAKIEAVAAAQRDGLLPTRFTAAELLGLVLHLSGFWSSNTPEFDARLDARLGDDTTGRRRQVVTEAVAALLG
- a CDS encoding DUF742 domain-containing protein; translation: MPEPRWLDGAETGRHLRPYAITGGRTRHSRHNFTLITLIAARSAHGFDHDHLEPESTQILELCRNRAVAIAELAAHLDLPVSVVKILCGDLLNASLILVQAPPGQEDQPSVELIERVMHGIRRL
- a CDS encoding roadblock/LC7 domain-containing protein, whose amino-acid sequence is MTEQVQPGPQLDWLLDGLVDRIPEIRCAIVLSGDGLLIGKSKDLRRDDAEHLSAVGSGMHSLARGAARHFHGGEVQQTVVQMESAFLFVTAAGRGARLAAIATEGVDVGMMAFEMGTIVKQVGQYLSAAPRVQTPSGSHIQDA
- a CDS encoding FAD-dependent oxidoreductase; its protein translation is MFDAIVVGARCAGAPTAMLLARAGYRVLLLDKAPSGTDTLSTHLIHQPGVAALARWGLLEQVRATGCPPLDRTRYELADVRLEGCARGVAGQRAGLAPRRHVLDAILAGAAVAAGVELRDRCQVTGLLRDDAGRVTGVEGRWQGGSFTEQARLVIGADGMRSTVARLAEAPYTVADDRLTCAYYTYWQDVPADLELYEAPGSWTAAVPTNDGLTLVLAYFPQARFEEVRTDARRAYLEQVRTAAPSLYERLADKEPAERLRGTGDQQNYFRQATGPGWVLVGDAGHHKDSITARGISDAFGQVEALVARLTGRLDGDPAQLDTALKEFATERDSALGPGYESTLAVAHLAPHEQRLSLLRAVQTDPELTSIYFDMVAGIATAGALYTPKLLALL